The proteins below come from a single Chitinophaga pinensis DSM 2588 genomic window:
- a CDS encoding pectinesterase family protein has translation MFLTASLRAQDPRARLVVAADGTGDYKTIQEAVNAVRDFTLFRVTIFIRKGIYHEKLCIPSWKCTITLQGEDRDSTVITNADYSGKVYPGKDASGRDKFGTFTSYTVLVAGDDIIAENLTFENAAGPVGQAVALHVEGDRCRFRNCRLLGNQDTLYAGKEDSRQYYQDCYIEGTTDFIFGAATVWFEGCTIHSKRDSYITAASTTQRQPYGFVFNHCKLTADSVAKKVFLGRPWRPYAATVFMNSILGPQILAQGWHNWDKKENELTARYAEYHNTGAGATHDKRVAWSRQLPAQSAKDITLTKVFGNWDPLK, from the coding sequence TTGTTCTTAACTGCCTCCCTGCGCGCACAGGATCCCCGTGCTCGTCTGGTAGTGGCAGCGGATGGAACAGGCGATTATAAGACGATCCAGGAGGCGGTGAATGCAGTCAGGGATTTTACTTTATTCCGGGTGACTATTTTTATCCGTAAAGGTATATATCACGAAAAGCTATGTATTCCCAGCTGGAAATGTACAATTACCTTACAGGGGGAGGACAGGGACAGTACGGTCATTACCAATGCAGATTATTCAGGAAAAGTATATCCTGGGAAGGATGCATCCGGGAGGGATAAATTCGGCACATTTACCTCTTATACTGTATTGGTAGCCGGAGACGATATCATTGCCGAAAACCTCACTTTTGAAAATGCTGCGGGTCCGGTAGGACAGGCAGTTGCGCTTCATGTGGAAGGGGATCGTTGCCGGTTCCGTAATTGCAGGTTGCTGGGCAACCAGGATACCTTATATGCCGGAAAAGAAGATAGCAGGCAGTATTACCAGGATTGTTACATAGAAGGCACGACCGATTTTATATTCGGTGCTGCGACGGTATGGTTTGAAGGCTGTACGATCCACAGTAAAAGAGATTCTTACATTACAGCCGCTTCTACGACACAACGGCAACCTTACGGGTTTGTATTCAACCATTGTAAATTAACCGCAGACAGCGTCGCTAAAAAGGTGTTTCTGGGGCGTCCCTGGAGACCTTATGCAGCAACTGTCTTTATGAACAGCATCCTGGGGCCGCAGATACTAGCGCAGGGCTGGCATAACTGGGATAAGAAAGAAAATGAACTGACTGCGAGATATGCTGAGTATCATAATACGGGTGCCGGCGCAACGCATGATAAGCGTGTGGCCTGGTCCCGGCAGTTACCGGCGCAGTCGGCAAAAGATATTACACTCACTAAAGTATTTGGCAATTGGGATCCGTTAAAGTAA
- a CDS encoding MGH1-like glycoside hydrolase domain-containing protein → MGSVKVIIAVCLFLPLRLLAQQVNVSSGKAMTLEPVLKKYVDRFNSLDSEYVKNYVSNADAFDWLKANVPLLDCPDSTIEQTYYYRWWTFRKHLKETPDGFIFTEFITPVKHAGRFNALSCAFGHHVYEGRWLRNTTYLDQYIQYWYLKDAQQKAPRFHQFSSWAADAVYNRFLVDGDSSFVKVLLPAMDEDYRLWEREKRLPDGLFWQFDVKDGMEESISGARREKHTRPTISSYMYGNANALAKIATMAANDTLRTRYTADAKKIRNLVQTQLWDDTAAFFKVRQVIKGSETTRFSNAREQIGFIPWYFDLPADKSKYAAAWEQLTDTSGFDAPWGLTTAERRHPLFRSHGSGGCEWDGAIWPFATTQTLKGLANLLTHYKHKDGMTPAVYYNTLLVYARSQQKNGVPYLGEYQDERTGYWLKGDDPRSSYYNHSGFCDLVINDLIGLKPRADGKLELYPLIPQGKWDWFYLEGVPYHGKVVSVRWDKTGERYGKGKGLRIVVDGKEVYSGKGLNRVVVKGF, encoded by the coding sequence TTGGGATCCGTTAAAGTAATTATCGCTGTTTGTCTGTTCCTGCCTTTGCGTTTACTGGCGCAGCAGGTGAATGTTTCTTCCGGGAAGGCAATGACACTGGAACCGGTGCTGAAGAAGTACGTGGACCGGTTTAATAGTCTTGACTCGGAATATGTGAAAAACTATGTGAGTAATGCAGATGCCTTTGACTGGCTGAAAGCGAACGTACCTTTACTGGATTGTCCGGATAGTACTATCGAGCAGACATACTATTACAGATGGTGGACTTTCCGTAAACATCTGAAAGAAACGCCTGATGGCTTTATCTTCACTGAATTTATCACCCCTGTTAAACACGCCGGCAGGTTTAACGCGCTTAGTTGCGCCTTTGGGCATCACGTGTATGAAGGCCGCTGGTTACGTAATACCACTTACCTGGATCAATACATACAATACTGGTATCTGAAAGATGCACAGCAGAAAGCTCCCCGTTTTCATCAGTTCAGCAGCTGGGCCGCTGACGCGGTATACAACCGTTTCCTGGTAGATGGTGATAGCAGCTTTGTAAAAGTATTACTGCCGGCTATGGATGAAGATTATCGGCTGTGGGAGAGAGAAAAACGCTTACCTGATGGACTGTTCTGGCAATTTGATGTAAAGGATGGCATGGAAGAATCTATCAGTGGCGCACGGAGGGAAAAACATACGCGTCCCACTATCAGCAGTTACATGTATGGCAATGCCAATGCACTCGCAAAGATAGCAACGATGGCAGCTAACGATACTTTGCGTACGCGTTATACCGCTGATGCAAAAAAGATCCGCAATCTGGTACAAACACAGCTCTGGGATGATACTGCTGCTTTCTTTAAAGTAAGACAGGTCATTAAAGGCAGCGAAACTACCCGCTTTTCCAATGCGCGTGAACAGATCGGTTTTATTCCCTGGTATTTCGACCTGCCGGCAGATAAGTCTAAGTATGCGGCTGCCTGGGAACAGTTGACCGATACCAGCGGGTTCGATGCGCCCTGGGGATTAACGACTGCTGAAAGAAGGCATCCGCTGTTTCGCTCTCATGGTAGTGGTGGTTGTGAATGGGATGGCGCGATATGGCCCTTTGCTACTACACAGACGCTGAAAGGACTGGCTAACTTACTGACACATTATAAGCATAAAGATGGAATGACACCAGCCGTTTATTACAATACACTACTGGTGTATGCCCGTTCCCAACAGAAGAACGGTGTACCTTATCTCGGAGAATACCAGGATGAGCGTACTGGTTACTGGTTAAAAGGGGATGATCCAAGGAGTAGTTATTATAATCATTCTGGTTTTTGTGATCTGGTGATTAATGATCTGATCGGGTTGAAGCCCCGGGCGGATGGGAAGCTGGAATTGTATCCGTTGATTCCGCAAGGAAAGTGGGATTGGTTTTACCTGGAGGGTGTGCCGTATCATGGGAAGGTGGTGAGTGTGAGATGGGATAAGACAGGGGAGAGATATGGAAAAGGGAAGGGGCTGAGGATTGTTGTGGATGGGAAGGAGGTGTATAGTGGGAAGGGGTTAAACAGGGTGGTGGTGAAGGGATTTTAG
- the bglX gene encoding beta-glucosidase BglX, whose amino-acid sequence MKNPKRLLVATLLLAALSVKAQTPKQTFVNSLIKRMTLDEKIGQLNLLTSDMDVTGPFMKPGYKKDVEAGLCGSIFNAYTPQYTRQLQEMAMNTRLKIPLLFGYDVIHGHKTIFPIPLGEACTWDMALLEQSARIAAQEASADGLQWTYSPMVDIARDPRWGRVAEGVGEDTWYGVQVAKAKVKGYQGSDLSANNTILACVKHFALYGAIEAGRDYNTVDMSRRQMYQYYLPPYKAAIDAGVATAMTSFNEIDGTPATANKWLLTDLLRKDWGFKGFVVTDYTAINEMIAHGNVKDEYEAGAAALNAGVDMDMQGGIFAGQLKKLLQDKKVTLKEIDSAVYRILAAKYDLGLFKDPFRYCDTVRAAKEIMSAENLAAAQKIAERSIVLLKNENQLLPLKKEAKIALIGPLADSQRDMIGNWSAAGDYTKAVTLLEALKKRSANVQYLPGAHYTQDTTLYKRATQKLKLDAADTANRQQMLAAAVELARKSDIVVMSLGESQGMTGEAASRSNISIPENQRELLKAVYATGKPVVLVLSNGRPITLEWENAHIPAILETWFLGTKAGDAIASVLFGDYNPAGKLTMSFPRNVGQIPIYYNHKNTGRPMNPYNKYSSKYLDTENDPLFPFGYGLSYTTFSYGDLKLSKQQMAATDKLHISIPVTNNGNFDGEEVVQLYVRDLVGSVTRPVKELKGYKKISLAKGETKTVTFELSVEDLKFYDKDMRWKAEPGDFTVFVGTNSRDVQSAGFTLK is encoded by the coding sequence ATGAAGAACCCGAAGCGCCTGCTCGTAGCCACCCTGCTACTGGCAGCTCTCAGCGTGAAGGCACAAACCCCTAAGCAGACCTTCGTGAATAGTCTTATTAAGCGGATGACGCTGGACGAAAAAATAGGCCAGCTTAACCTGCTCACCAGTGATATGGATGTTACCGGACCATTTATGAAGCCGGGATATAAAAAAGACGTTGAAGCCGGTCTTTGCGGCTCCATATTCAATGCCTATACACCGCAATATACCCGCCAGTTGCAGGAAATGGCCATGAATACCAGACTGAAAATACCGCTGTTATTCGGGTATGATGTTATCCACGGACACAAAACGATCTTCCCCATTCCATTGGGAGAAGCCTGTACCTGGGATATGGCTCTGCTGGAACAGAGCGCCCGTATCGCCGCACAGGAAGCCAGTGCCGATGGCTTACAATGGACTTACTCCCCAATGGTAGACATCGCCCGTGACCCCCGCTGGGGCCGTGTAGCTGAAGGCGTAGGAGAAGATACCTGGTATGGCGTACAGGTGGCGAAAGCCAAGGTAAAAGGCTACCAGGGTTCGGATCTCTCTGCTAACAATACCATCCTGGCCTGTGTAAAGCACTTCGCTTTATATGGTGCTATTGAAGCGGGCCGCGATTATAATACGGTAGACATGAGCCGCCGGCAGATGTACCAGTATTATCTGCCGCCTTATAAGGCCGCCATTGATGCTGGTGTAGCTACTGCCATGACTTCCTTTAATGAGATCGACGGTACGCCGGCTACAGCTAATAAATGGCTGCTGACTGACCTCCTGAGGAAAGACTGGGGCTTTAAAGGCTTCGTGGTGACAGACTATACCGCTATCAATGAAATGATTGCCCACGGAAACGTAAAAGACGAATATGAAGCAGGTGCTGCTGCCCTGAATGCCGGCGTCGATATGGATATGCAGGGTGGTATTTTTGCCGGACAACTGAAAAAGCTGCTCCAGGACAAAAAGGTGACCCTGAAGGAAATTGACAGCGCCGTATACCGTATTCTGGCGGCTAAATATGACCTGGGCCTGTTCAAAGACCCTTTCAGGTACTGCGATACTGTCAGAGCCGCAAAAGAGATTATGTCTGCTGAAAACCTGGCTGCTGCCCAGAAGATCGCAGAGCGCTCTATCGTATTGCTGAAAAACGAGAACCAGCTGCTGCCCCTGAAGAAGGAGGCGAAAATCGCCCTGATCGGCCCACTGGCTGACAGTCAGCGGGATATGATCGGCAACTGGTCAGCTGCAGGCGACTATACCAAAGCGGTTACCCTGCTGGAAGCCCTGAAGAAAAGATCCGCCAACGTGCAATACCTGCCCGGAGCGCATTATACCCAGGACACCACCCTTTATAAAAGAGCCACCCAGAAATTAAAGCTGGATGCAGCAGATACTGCTAATCGTCAGCAGATGCTGGCAGCGGCTGTTGAACTGGCCAGGAAGTCTGATATCGTGGTAATGTCACTGGGAGAATCCCAGGGTATGACCGGAGAGGCTGCCAGCCGTTCTAATATCAGTATTCCGGAAAACCAGCGGGAGCTGCTGAAGGCGGTATATGCCACCGGTAAACCGGTAGTCCTGGTATTGTCAAATGGCCGTCCGATAACACTGGAATGGGAAAATGCTCACATCCCGGCGATTCTGGAAACCTGGTTCCTGGGCACAAAAGCCGGTGATGCCATTGCCTCTGTACTGTTTGGCGACTACAATCCTGCCGGTAAGCTGACCATGAGCTTCCCGCGTAATGTAGGGCAGATACCTATCTACTATAACCATAAGAACACGGGCCGTCCGATGAACCCGTATAATAAATACTCTTCCAAGTACCTGGATACGGAAAATGACCCGCTGTTTCCATTCGGATATGGGCTGAGCTACACTACATTCAGCTATGGAGACCTGAAACTGAGCAAACAGCAGATGGCTGCTACAGACAAATTGCACATCAGCATCCCGGTGACTAATAATGGCAATTTTGACGGAGAGGAAGTGGTACAGTTGTATGTAAGAGACCTGGTAGGCTCTGTGACCCGCCCGGTAAAAGAGCTGAAAGGCTATAAAAAGATCTCCCTGGCAAAGGGTGAGACAAAGACCGTGACCTTTGAACTCTCCGTGGAAGACCTCAAGTTCTATGACAAGGATATGCGCTGGAAGGCAGAACCGGGCGATTTTACCGTATTTGTAGGTACAAATAGCAGGGATGTACAGTCAGCAGGGTTTACATTAAAATAA
- the hisG gene encoding ATP phosphoribosyltransferase: MKLRIAIQKSGRLHDDSIKLLKECGIDINNGVNKLKTEASNFPLEVFFLRDDDIPQYVEDGVADIGIVGENVIIEKARPVKIAEKLGFGKCRLSLAIPKAAEYNGVKDMDKLRIATSYPVILQNFLNQHNITADIHEISGSVEIAPGIGLADAICDLVSSGSTLFMNGLKEVEVILKSEAALISNDNLTPEQEALLQKLLFRIQSVKKAKNNKYVLLNAPNDKLQEIISLLPGMKSPTVLPLAEEGWSSVHSVLNENAFWDIIENLKAAGAQGILVVPIEKMII, from the coding sequence ATGAAACTGAGAATTGCTATTCAGAAATCAGGTCGTTTACACGACGACTCCATCAAACTGTTGAAAGAATGTGGTATAGACATCAACAACGGTGTTAATAAACTGAAAACAGAAGCCAGCAATTTTCCGCTGGAGGTATTCTTCCTGCGTGATGATGATATTCCGCAATACGTTGAAGACGGTGTGGCAGATATCGGTATCGTAGGTGAGAACGTGATCATTGAAAAAGCCCGTCCTGTGAAGATTGCAGAGAAACTGGGCTTTGGTAAATGCCGTCTTTCCCTGGCAATACCAAAAGCAGCGGAGTACAACGGCGTAAAGGATATGGATAAACTGCGTATCGCTACCAGCTATCCGGTTATCCTGCAAAACTTCCTGAATCAACACAATATCACTGCTGATATCCACGAGATCAGTGGTTCTGTGGAGATCGCCCCTGGTATCGGTCTGGCGGATGCTATCTGTGACCTGGTAAGCAGCGGTTCCACCCTGTTCATGAACGGTCTGAAGGAAGTAGAAGTGATCCTGAAATCTGAAGCAGCACTCATCAGCAATGATAACCTGACACCTGAGCAGGAAGCACTGTTACAGAAACTGCTGTTCCGCATACAGTCTGTAAAGAAAGCGAAAAACAATAAGTACGTACTGCTGAACGCTCCTAATGATAAACTACAGGAGATCATCAGCCTGTTGCCGGGTATGAAAAGCCCTACCGTTCTGCCACTGGCAGAAGAAGGCTGGAGCTCCGTGCACTCCGTACTGAATGAGAATGCTTTCTGGGATATCATTGAAAATCTGAAAGCTGCCGGTGCACAGGGTATCCTGGTAGTACCGATCGAAAAGATGATTATATAA
- the hisD gene encoding histidinol dehydrogenase: MQVFEYPERSQWPELLQRPVLDTTALETSVGNILAAVKQDGDTAVRRYAQQFDKVQLEALEVTPAEFAKATASLDAALKKAILQAKHNIEVFHKAQQEHTKVIETMPGVQCWRKPVAIEKVGLYIPGGSAPLFSTILMLGIPAMIAGCKEIVLCTPSNAAGEVHPAVLFAAQEVGVERVFKIGGVQAIGAMAYGTESVPRVHKIFGPGNQYVTCAKQLVNKSGVAIDMPAGPSEVAVLADETCVPAFVAADLLSQAEHGPDSQVLLVTTAPEIIAEVQQEVAAQLAQLPRQDIAARALENSRILLVKDTAEAMELLNAYAPEHLIVACKDDIAVADAVVNAGSVFLGNYSPESAGDYASGTNHTLPTNGYATAYSGVSLDSFVKKITFQRLTQEGLQQIGATIETMAAAEGLDAHKNAVTVRLKQKAQS; this comes from the coding sequence ATGCAGGTATTCGAATATCCCGAACGCTCACAATGGCCGGAATTACTGCAAAGACCGGTTTTAGATACAACAGCACTGGAAACCAGTGTAGGCAATATACTCGCTGCTGTTAAACAGGACGGTGATACAGCTGTACGCAGATATGCACAGCAGTTTGATAAAGTACAGCTGGAAGCCCTGGAAGTCACTCCCGCAGAATTTGCCAAAGCAACTGCATCACTCGATGCAGCACTGAAAAAGGCCATCCTTCAGGCGAAACATAATATTGAGGTTTTCCACAAAGCACAACAGGAACATACCAAGGTGATCGAAACGATGCCGGGTGTACAGTGCTGGCGTAAACCTGTCGCTATTGAAAAAGTAGGATTATACATTCCCGGAGGTTCCGCTCCGTTGTTCTCTACCATATTAATGCTGGGTATCCCTGCCATGATCGCCGGCTGTAAGGAGATCGTACTCTGTACACCATCCAACGCTGCCGGAGAAGTACATCCTGCGGTATTGTTTGCCGCACAGGAAGTAGGCGTGGAGCGCGTATTCAAAATAGGCGGTGTACAGGCAATCGGTGCAATGGCTTACGGGACGGAAAGTGTACCTCGTGTGCATAAAATATTTGGTCCGGGTAACCAGTACGTGACCTGTGCAAAACAGCTGGTGAATAAAAGCGGCGTAGCGATCGATATGCCTGCAGGACCATCAGAAGTAGCCGTACTGGCAGACGAAACATGCGTACCTGCATTTGTAGCGGCAGACCTGCTGTCTCAGGCAGAACATGGTCCGGATAGCCAGGTATTACTGGTTACTACAGCGCCTGAAATCATCGCGGAAGTACAACAGGAAGTAGCGGCGCAACTGGCACAGCTGCCACGTCAGGATATTGCTGCACGTGCACTGGAAAACAGTCGCATACTACTGGTAAAAGATACCGCTGAAGCAATGGAATTGCTCAATGCATATGCTCCTGAGCACCTGATTGTAGCTTGTAAAGATGATATTGCTGTTGCCGATGCAGTAGTCAATGCAGGTTCTGTATTCCTGGGTAACTACTCTCCGGAGAGTGCCGGTGATTATGCATCAGGAACAAACCATACACTGCCGACCAACGGTTACGCAACTGCTTACAGTGGTGTGTCTCTGGACAGTTTTGTGAAGAAAATTACCTTCCAGCGACTGACACAGGAAGGACTGCAACAGATAGGCGCAACGATAGAAACGATGGCAGCAGCAGAAGGACTGGATGCACATAAAAATGCAGTAACAGTACGTCTGAAACAAAAGGCTCAATCATAA
- the hisC gene encoding histidinol-phosphate transaminase, with the protein MFDLNSLLRDNIKRLVPYSTARDEFKGEASIFLDANENSFGSPLPVNYNRYPDPMQWKVKYKLADIKGVPPQNIFLGNGSDEVIDVLYRSFCRPGVDNVVLFPPTYGMYEVSANINDVIVRKVSLTPDYQIDMAALQEAVDERTKLIFICSPNNPTGNSINRSDIEMILNNFDGIVVVDEAYINFARQKTFISELTEYPNLVVMQTLSKAWGLAALRVGMAFAGEDIINVLNKVKPPYNINQAAQDLVLEALDNITQVNEWIRETVIERDKLAAGLIGLPQVLEVYPSDANFLLAKTTDAKGIYNHLVEKGIIVRDRSKVELCNGCLRITVGTPEENTVLLETIAQVAVNA; encoded by the coding sequence ATGTTCGATCTTAATAGCTTACTACGCGACAATATAAAACGCCTGGTGCCTTACTCTACCGCCAGGGATGAATTCAAAGGAGAAGCTTCTATTTTCCTTGACGCCAATGAAAACAGCTTTGGCTCTCCGCTGCCGGTTAACTACAACCGTTACCCGGATCCGATGCAGTGGAAAGTAAAATATAAACTGGCAGATATTAAGGGTGTACCACCACAGAACATCTTCCTGGGAAATGGCAGTGATGAAGTAATAGATGTACTGTACCGCTCTTTCTGTCGCCCGGGTGTTGACAACGTGGTACTGTTCCCGCCTACGTACGGCATGTATGAAGTGAGCGCAAATATCAACGATGTGATCGTAAGAAAAGTCTCGCTCACACCTGATTACCAGATAGACATGGCCGCTTTACAGGAGGCAGTGGACGAGCGCACAAAACTGATCTTTATCTGCTCTCCGAATAATCCTACCGGTAACTCTATCAACCGTAGTGACATCGAAATGATCCTGAATAACTTTGATGGTATCGTTGTAGTCGATGAAGCTTATATCAACTTCGCCCGCCAGAAAACATTTATATCAGAACTGACAGAATATCCTAATCTCGTCGTGATGCAGACCCTGTCTAAAGCATGGGGCCTGGCGGCACTGCGTGTAGGTATGGCATTCGCCGGAGAAGATATTATCAATGTACTGAACAAGGTAAAACCGCCGTACAATATCAATCAGGCAGCGCAGGATCTGGTGCTGGAAGCACTGGATAACATCACCCAGGTGAATGAGTGGATCCGTGAAACAGTGATCGAAAGAGATAAGCTGGCGGCAGGTTTAATCGGTCTGCCACAGGTACTGGAGGTATATCCGAGTGACGCCAACTTCCTGCTGGCAAAAACAACGGATGCAAAAGGTATTTACAATCACCTGGTAGAAAAAGGTATTATCGTGCGCGACCGTTCCAAAGTAGAACTCTGTAATGGTTGTCTGCGTATTACCGTTGGTACACCGGAAGAGAATACCGTGCTGCTGGAAACAATCGCACAGGTTGCCGTAAACGCATAA
- the hisB gene encoding bifunctional histidinol-phosphatase/imidazoleglycerol-phosphate dehydratase HisB: MKRVLFIDRDGTMIKEVPPTYQIDSLEKVEFYPKVFTYLARIAAELDYELAMVTNQDGLGTNSFPEADFWPAQNFILRSFENEGVKFDEIYIDRSFPHENAPTRKPRTGMLTKYFSPEYDLANSFVIGDRITDVELAKNLGAKAIWLNEGTGLGGAEIKDSAAALKDTIALESTDWEKIYEFLKVGLRTVTHTRTTKETDITISLNLDGTGKADIETGLGFFDHMLDQIARHGSIDLTVKAKGDLHIDEHHTIEDTGLALGEAIAQALADKRGIERYGFCLPMDDCLAQAAIDFGGRNWIVWDAKFSREKIGEMPTEMFFHFFKSFSDAAKCNLNIKAEGENEHHKIEAIFKVFAKAIKMAVKRNPMNMQLPSTKGVL; this comes from the coding sequence ATGAAAAGAGTCCTCTTCATAGACAGAGATGGTACCATGATCAAAGAAGTACCGCCTACTTACCAGATTGACAGCCTTGAAAAGGTGGAGTTCTATCCTAAGGTATTTACTTATCTGGCCCGTATTGCAGCGGAGCTGGATTATGAACTGGCGATGGTTACCAACCAGGATGGTCTGGGTACCAATAGCTTCCCTGAAGCTGATTTCTGGCCTGCACAGAATTTTATTCTGCGTTCCTTTGAGAATGAAGGTGTGAAGTTTGACGAGATTTATATTGACCGTTCTTTTCCGCATGAAAATGCACCTACGCGTAAACCACGCACGGGTATGCTGACAAAGTATTTCTCTCCTGAGTATGATCTGGCGAATTCATTTGTGATCGGTGATCGTATTACAGATGTAGAACTGGCAAAGAACCTGGGTGCAAAGGCGATCTGGCTGAATGAAGGTACCGGTCTTGGCGGCGCTGAAATCAAAGACAGTGCGGCTGCATTGAAAGATACCATTGCGTTGGAATCTACAGATTGGGAAAAGATCTATGAGTTCCTGAAAGTGGGACTGCGTACTGTAACACATACGCGTACCACTAAAGAAACAGATATCACTATCTCGCTGAACCTCGATGGTACAGGTAAAGCTGATATCGAAACAGGTCTGGGTTTCTTTGATCATATGCTGGATCAGATCGCACGTCATGGCAGCATTGACCTGACGGTAAAAGCCAAAGGTGATCTGCATATTGACGAGCATCACACAATCGAAGATACCGGTCTGGCACTGGGAGAAGCAATCGCACAGGCGCTGGCTGACAAGAGAGGTATTGAGCGTTATGGTTTCTGTTTGCCGATGGATGATTGTCTGGCACAGGCTGCTATTGACTTCGGTGGTCGCAACTGGATCGTATGGGATGCGAAATTTAGCCGTGAGAAGATAGGAGAGATGCCGACTGAAATGTTCTTCCATTTCTTCAAATCATTCTCTGATGCGGCAAAATGTAACCTGAACATTAAAGCGGAAGGTGAAAACGAACACCACAAGATTGAGGCGATATTTAAAGTATTTGCCAAAGCGATCAAGATGGCGGTAAAACGCAATCCGATGAATATGCAGCTGCCAAGCACGAAAGGCGTACTGTAA
- a CDS encoding anthranilate synthase component I family protein: protein MGSIQVKSKFKKMLADVFTPVGIYLRLRDKFPGTVLLESTDYRASENSFSFICIQPIAGIEVTSTKDFEFKYPNLPPERKQLKNKQSVLDELQKFLGNFSFADKPVLPVVHSLFGYSTFESVQFFETIEFNKDKQNGNTIPLMRYRFYQYIIAINHFKDELYLCENLVDGLDSEFDHIESLIRQKDVPSYGFKAEGGEKSNLTNEQFMEIVEKGKQHCFRGDVFQVVLSRAFQQQFKGDEFNVYRALRSINPSPYLFFFDYGDYKLMGSSPEAQLIIKDNKAIIHPIAGTFKRTGDDEQDRELAAKLLEDPKENAEHVMLVDLARNDLSRLATDVEVESYRKIQYYSHVIHLVSEVTGKIQPGLNPFSLLAATFPAGTLSGAPKYRAMEIIDENEPTARGFYGGCIGSVSFNGDFNHAIMIRSILSKANTLYYQAGAGVVAKSVASSELEEVNNKLNALKQAIILAQNI, encoded by the coding sequence ATGGGTAGTATTCAAGTCAAATCAAAATTCAAGAAAATGCTGGCAGACGTGTTCACGCCTGTTGGTATTTATCTGCGGCTCCGCGACAAATTCCCCGGTACGGTACTGCTGGAAAGTACTGACTATCGTGCCAGCGAAAACAGCTTCTCCTTCATCTGCATTCAGCCGATAGCAGGGATAGAAGTGACCAGTACAAAGGATTTTGAATTTAAATATCCTAACCTCCCGCCCGAAAGAAAGCAACTGAAAAACAAACAGAGCGTACTGGATGAGTTGCAGAAATTCCTCGGTAATTTCTCTTTCGCCGATAAGCCTGTACTGCCTGTCGTACACAGCCTGTTCGGATATAGTACATTTGAGTCCGTTCAGTTCTTCGAAACAATAGAATTCAATAAGGATAAGCAGAACGGGAACACTATCCCGCTGATGCGCTACCGGTTCTACCAATATATCATCGCCATCAATCACTTCAAAGACGAACTGTATTTATGCGAAAACCTGGTAGATGGCCTTGATAGCGAGTTTGATCACATCGAATCACTTATCAGACAGAAAGATGTGCCCAGCTACGGATTCAAGGCAGAAGGCGGAGAAAAGAGCAACCTGACGAATGAGCAATTCATGGAAATCGTCGAAAAAGGTAAACAACACTGCTTCCGCGGAGACGTTTTCCAGGTGGTACTCTCCAGAGCCTTCCAACAGCAATTCAAAGGCGATGAATTCAATGTGTACCGCGCCCTCCGCTCTATCAACCCTTCTCCCTATCTCTTCTTCTTCGATTACGGTGATTACAAACTGATGGGCTCTTCTCCTGAAGCTCAGCTTATCATCAAAGATAATAAAGCCATAATTCACCCGATAGCAGGTACCTTCAAACGTACCGGTGATGACGAGCAGGACCGTGAACTGGCAGCCAAACTGCTGGAAGATCCGAAGGAAAATGCAGAGCATGTAATGCTGGTAGATCTGGCACGTAATGACCTCAGCAGACTGGCAACCGACGTGGAAGTAGAATCTTACAGAAAGATCCAGTACTATTCACACGTTATTCATCTGGTAAGTGAAGTGACCGGTAAGATCCAGCCCGGACTCAATCCTTTCTCCCTGCTGGCAGCCACTTTTCCTGCAGGTACCTTATCAGGTGCGCCAAAGTACAGAGCGATGGAAATTATCGATGAAAATGAGCCGACCGCACGTGGTTTCTATGGTGGTTGTATCGGTTCTGTAAGTTTCAACGGCGACTTCAATCACGCTATCATGATCCGCTCCATACTGAGCAAAGCGAACACGCTTTATTACCAGGCAGGCGCCGGTGTAGTGGCAAAGTCTGTAGCATCATCCGAACTGGAGGAAGTGAACAATAAACTGAATGCATTAAAACAGGCCATCATCCTGGCTCAAAATATCTGA